GCGTTTGCACACTCCGCTAATAGTTTCCTTTCGTCATCATTCAGGGTGGGGGTCTTGTttacatccttctccaccttctcgaaccatatcagcgtttgcgagaagtttgcactcaccacagtttggtcgatgaaaaagaatgtctctttccaattccccgcattcgattttggggtcttggtgaagttttgacgagcgaagaaggtgaaccacgatttgtggtggttggctagtcggtataaatggcaaaacaccttcaccaggggcactttgttgagtgcaacgcaccacatctcgaaCAAGACTATCTTCCCTATAGCATAAGGGTGTAACTGACCTAATCCGACCTTAAAGTGATCTAGCACGCCCAGAAAGAAATCGGTGgggggaaccctaaagttgccatgcttaaaagcatgttcgtaaatagccacctttttctccggtggctcgtgggctcgttgattggacaaagggggcaccggattgtacttggctaaggggggtactgtttcactaagtgatctatgtgcttctgctctataacagactctatgctatctacatacgtctcgttagctttagtcattttctaggagtagtcggatgaatactaaccttaaaatggtggccggaatgtttgatttttgatcggaattcaaattggcagcgtaacgaggaagcttgaagcaggaaagtggaaatgagctgcaaaatgggctatttatagggaagattgggggtcatgggatggagtggtgtgatcgtggctgtacacgtgtaacgcaatcgacgggtagcattttatttatgcgcgtggatgccagttgggtatgattacatatacgtgcgtggttggcacgcgcctgccacattgccactttatgtcatgtcagccgaatgggcttctgcgattgtgacaggcatttaatggcatcgagaCGCACGCGGAATTtaaaatgctagccgttttcttgttttttctttttcgcttaatagtttgaagTCATACGCcttgcgccatataacatcaaactgaggggacataatgataccgcaacccgcaggcgcaccacatatgtatgcgggcaatcactattgtgcgtatgcgtgttcttgtgtgcgttatgcggcgtgcgaatgcctttgttcccggtacggcggttgcttagctgtcaagtaaatatcttttccataattatatccgtgattcgggggagtcagttatggatgaggttatcatgatctgggacggttctagaattagggtttgcctataaatacaaaccctaatcatcattcaccggacacagcatattacgtaaccatcacctacgatacacattacgtaaaaaagcatcattcagcatctttccaaggttaacaggttagtctttcgtaagctagtacctacgaccttatttggggcctcttgattgacgaccgttatcggaggtggacttaatcacttggccaccccgccgacatcatcatgtcggccagggttattcacggtagccggaccggagagccatgttctaagatccttaaacccctctacgTATTGAGCATGCATAttaaaccctatggtaaaaatatgcatgatcaggtATAAATTAGGTCAATTAGGGTTTCTTAGGCTGGCAATCCATTCGTTCATTCACTCTCTTATTTGTGGTTTCTGTATTTCTCTTGTGAGAATTTTGTGTTCTTGATCTTTGGTTGAATCTGTTTGTATTTGTGGTTGATTTCCTTTTGTTCTAGGTGTGTTTTTCCACAGACAGACCGAAAATCACTCTGGCGTGCTAAAAAGAGGAAAAAAAAAAGTCAAAGGGCCGAGCCACTCGCGATGTCGGTGGCAGGAAGGGAGAAACGAAGGAGTTTACAATATGAAGAAATGAGATGAATAAGGCAAATCAGGTGGTGACTATGTAAAAAACAAGTAGGAGGTTAAATTTTATAGGGTTACTTGTGATAAAAATATATGtcgtgaagataattgatgtatcatttttatgtatagTAACTATACAAATAAAAAGACAAAATTGCATAGGGTTTCTGTGatatatccaaaaggaccaaaaatgCTAACGGGCTCCAAAAGAACTTTTTACTTTGGGGAATTCGTTGTTGCATGAGGAGTACAGTTGACTAAcaaccgttaaaaaaaaaaaagttaaattcCGTCACATGTTATGCACATGATGGTTAAATAGTCATTTTAGCAGCTACAACAGACCTATAACACTCGCTCTTTTTTTACCCAATTTTTTATTGTAGGTCTCTTGATTTCAAGAATCAAATCAAGAAACTTAACCTATTAAAATTCTTCATTTCAGTTCATCATATCTTAACCCTCATTTACTCTAAATTTCTGTTAATTTTACATTTCGTTTGTGATTTACCAAGTTATTAAGCTTTTAAGCATTAGAATTGAATTATCATTGTAATTTTGGTTCAAAGACTTGAAACACCACTTGTTCCAAGCTTCAACCTATGTAACCTTGCAATTTTTATACTCAAAGTTCATCTCCTTTAAAgtatatcccttatctttatatttaAATATGTGTTATTTATTGCTTTTTAGTACCTTTTCTTGCATTATGAGCTAAAAGATCATAGTGATGGACCGATGGCTTAGACAAGTGAGGTAAGAAATTCTGATAAAAATGATCTTCTGGCAACCTTACGCCGCCGGATAGGTTTTACCTAGCTGCCGTTTGGAACGAGATGAAGCCGTCCGCTTCATACTGGTCATAAGACAGAGAACCGTTCAAATAAAATGTATTTTAATTTGTGTATGTAGTGATTCGGTTTTACTCTTTTTCTTAAATGTGACTAGTAATCGTTTTATTACCACAATTAGTTTAAACGTTTTCAATATGCGAGTGGAACGCGAAATTTAGTCACGACACGATCAGAAATCACTCTTATGCCGTCATAGATCTTTTAAAAAGATGGAGGTTTATTAAGAATACTATAGTAAAAATTTTCAGTAACATTTGCGTGTTTTAAACCAAACCGAATCTAAGAAATTGTTGTAATTGCGACTTGTAATTGAATTATGATTGGTTAACCACACCGGCCGATCACTATACGCCTTATTTAACCAAATTATTTGGGTTAAACTTAACTTTGTTTTACGAAGGTATGACAATTggtctttaatctttatatggttaaaATTGGTACATtgaatttaaataaatataattgtTTGAGTCTAAAAATCAAACCGAGTCTAAGCAAGCACtactttttaactcgtttatttttttcttcttcttatattATTATAAATCCTCCAAAAATCTAAGCAATCACCAAAAATATCGCTCTAATTTCTGCCTTCGCATATCTCGCCTCTTTTGGGACAAATCATACTTACCAATCGCTATACTACGCCGAATGAATTTTGCGATCCGTATTCGTGTTGTAGTAATTTGTTAAATAGGTATATTAGGGAGTATAAATTTAAAGGCAACTTCTACACGAGCACATCACCTCatgaataataatattcatataacCTTTCCTTAATTATGATGATCACATTAAATGAATAAGATCAATTTTCACCCCATAAATTTCTTGAGTTTTAATGGTTAAGTTGTAGGCTTCTCTCATTTTATACCGTTTTGTGTAACAACTTCACAGTTGGGTGTTATAAGGATGTAATtaaaactgaaagtatataacACAAAGATAGTACAATTATTCCAACAGCTTAATCAAAAGCTAGATTCATTAAAAAGATCACAAGGATTTATTATTCCATAAGTGATTAATTCATAATTAATTTGTGTTAATTAACCATCTTTATTCATACCAAAGGATTCATGAGATCATTGGAAGGTAgatcccacaaatcacaatcagGGCTAAACATACTCGAAACATTTCTTGTATCCTTTTCTCCATCAGACTCATCACCATTTTCGTCTCCCATTTTTGAACCAAACTGATTTTGTTGGTCACCTGCCGTGCATGTGCTACCCGTACACATACTTTGGTTCCATGGAGATCCATCTCCTTCATGACCAAACAATGGTAACGCGTATTGAAACCCTGGAAAGTTTGCAGACGACGTTCCATTTGTGTCCCAAAATTTGTTTGATTGTGTTGTTGTTTCTTGATCTTGATCAATTATCGCTCTTGATAGACCAATCTTGATTTTTTCAATTGTATCATCGTCGTTTTCTTCATGTTTTGAAGTAATATTATACGAAGGTGatgtgttgccattgttgttaaccATTTGTTGCGAGGGAATTGGGGATTGGAATTGAATGTCAATGTGTTTTCTTGTGAGGAGATGCAACATTTCGTCTTTTAAGCAACCGAGAGTTGCTTCTGCGAGGTTAGCCACTTGCGGTGGTGCTAACGTGGTGGCTATTTCCGCCATTAGGTGGGAATACGGCTTATGTGTAACTGGGTCAATTCCCATACCCGAAagcttctttttaagttttgtgttccAATGGTTCTTCACGTCATTATCCGTTCGTCCAGGCAACTGTGCCGCTATGACTGACCACCTGTACTTGCATAAATACCATCTATCAGATTTggttcataataatctatacatatacatatacaaatattcaACAGTGGCATTTCAAAAACAAAACATAAACTTTGAACCTAAATTAAGTTGATGTTTGTATGTTTTCGTAAGAGTATCTGTGGACCGTGTCTGTAGAGAAGATGTGACCTAAAGGTTGATAAAAATTGAAGACTGTTTATTTTTATGTTTGCAAAATAACTTAATTTTGTCTGTAGCACTAAGAAACATATTTCTAAGTCTGCAAGGTTGCAGACATAATAAGATATTATGTCTTCTAGAAAAACAAACAGTCTGCAGTAAAAACGTCTGCGGACGTCcgaagacataagacataataaatcTATAAACTGAAAATACAAACACCACCTAATACATTTGAAAATTTTGTGCCTTTTTGTTTATTAAGGTTTTACCCAAAACAGAAACAAAAACAAAGTTGTTTTACCTTTTATGCATTTTGTCTATTTTTAATAACAAAATCAACTTTTCTTTTAGTTTTGTTGCTTTCATGTAGATATGTGGATGATACACATGTATTATACCGAGTAGGGT
This window of the Rutidosis leptorrhynchoides isolate AG116_Rl617_1_P2 chromosome 7, CSIRO_AGI_Rlap_v1, whole genome shotgun sequence genome carries:
- the LOC139858544 gene encoding transcription factor MYB80-like; this translates as MGRIPCCEKESVKKGQWTPEEDHKLSSYIAQHGTRNWRLIPKNAGLQRCGKSCRLRWTNYLRPDLKHGQFSDAEEQIIIRLHSVLGNRWSVIAAQLPGRTDNDVKNHWNTKLKKKLSGMGIDPVTHKPYSHLMAEIATTLAPPQVANLAEATLGCLKDEMLHLLTRKHIDIQFQSPIPSQQMVNNNGNTSPSYNITSKHEENDDDTIEKIKIGLSRAIIDQDQETTTQSNKFWDTNGTSSANFPGFQYALPLFGHEGDGSPWNQSMCTGSTCTAGDQQNQFGSKMGDENGDESDGEKDTRNVSSMFSPDCDLWDLPSNDLMNPLV